The sequence TCCTCACCTTTCTTGGTCCTTATTATGATGGTAGAATATCCATTAGGGCTTCCAACAGAACCAATTGAAACATCTGCAAGCTCTGCATCGAAATCTTTGCACATTTTACAGCCTGCACAGAGCTCTATTTTCTTTAAATCTATTTTTTTCTCTTCTCCATTTGTATATACCAGAAGTTTTCCTTTTTTAACGTTGAATTTTTCAACATCTTCCATTTTTATATTATTTTCTTTTAATATCTCCTTCATATTTCCATAGTCAAATTTTTCTGTACAGAAAAGTCCTATTAGGTACTCAATTTTGGGAATTTTTACAGGTTTACCTGTTCTTCCAAGTTCCTCTTCATGCTTTGCAAGGTATGGGAAATATTGAAGTTTTCTAAGTCCGTTTATCTGGCAGGGTAACGCAACGATTGCTACTTTTTCGAGGCCCATTTCACCTGCTGTTTTCAGCGCTTCAAGGGTGGATATTGCATATTTAGATTTTGATGTTTTAAGTAAATCATCGGCACTTTGAACTATTAATGAAACAGGTTTCCAGTATTCATCACCAACTACAATGGCACCGTCTATCTTTTTTACCTGGAGGAGATGTTTTAAAAAGGTGGTTACTGCTCCACCATCCTGTCCTTCAGATGATCCCCTTCCATAATAAAGATCTTTTTCAAATTTTTCCCTTAATTTTATCTGATATTTTCCTGATGAAACCCTTGGACAAACCTCAAAACACATTCCATGGCCGTTTCGCAGACATTCTTCTGTTAGTTGAGGTCTGCCTTCAAAGGTAAGTATGTTATTTGGACAGATTACAGTACATGTACCACATTTAGCGCACATGTCACTTTCAACTATTTTTTCAAGTTTCCAGGTATTTTCTTTATTTATCTGACTTTTTGGATACATTTTGGCCAGCTTTTCTGGAGGTTCCATCATTAAAATTGCTTCACGAATTATAGTTTCATCAACCTCCACATTTTTTGCAGCTGCAATAGCATCTGCACTGTCTAAAATATGGGATTTAAGTTCTTCACCAACTTCTTTCCGCTGATTTGGACTCATATTCCTTGTTACTTTATCTATATAGTCGTTAATGTACATCCAGTCACCTTTTTTCAGAATCCATATTAATTTCAAATTGTTCAACATTCGTGTTTATTGATTTAAAAAATTCCAGCCAGTTTTTTCGAACTTCTCTGCCGTATTCTGTTATTTGATAATATTTCCGTGGTCTTGAATCTGCAGTGTCCCAACGGCTGGAAAGCAGTTTTTCATTTTCGAGACGTTTAAGCAGGAGGTATAAAGTGCCTTCTTCAATTTTAAGCTCTGAATTTTTCAGGCTTTTAGTTATATCATACCCATAACGCTCTTTTTCGAGTAAACACATTACAGCAATTTGTATGGCTCCTCTTCTCATTTCAGTCTCGAATCTTTTGGATATGCGGCTCATTCTATATATTCCTCGCAATACTTTGTAGTACAATAATCTATGTGGTACATGATACTTGGTGCTACATAGTATATAAAAATATTGTTGAGACTTAAAATTTAAGATAAGTAATATTTCTAAAATGCTTATACTACTGATGATGTGTTATATCATATAAAATCGGAAAAATTAACAGGTGAATTATTTATTTCTAATTAAAAGAGGACTAATGAATTTTATATGTAAAGTAGAGGATTATATAGTGTTTATTTCATGAAATAGGGCTGATCCATGTTCATGTAAGTGAAATTATTCCAAGTTATATAATCTTATAATTTGGATATGTGAAAATTACCTGAAGTGAATTTCTGAAAAGTAATATAAATTAAATTTTGAGGAATTTAGGATCTGTATAATCAAAAAAAATATTATAAAAATAAAGAAAAGTTAGATGACTGTAATCTCGTGCTTGAATACTCTCCAGTAATATTGGGCGGCGGTTAATTTTGTTTTATCATAAAATATATTCATGACTGGACCTATTCCCGCATCTGATCTGTATGTGATTTTAATGCTGTTTTTGGTAACTTTTGCAAGGGTGAAGCTTTCATGCGAGTTGAGAACGTATTTTTTAGTTTTAGGGTTTTTAGTGTAAAAGGTTCTGTATATCTTTAAGAAGTTGTTGTTGTACTGGTAAGTTTTCCAGGTTAATTTCGCCCATGTATCATCCTGCCCGTCCCATCCGTATTTTGTGCCGTGGTCTACTACTTTTACTGCTGCTGCTGGTTCTGCAAATTGAAATCCAACAAAAACCATAAATAAAACACTTAACATCATAAATATACTTTTATTCATTTTTTCACCTATTAATAATTTGAAAATTAAAAAAAAATAATTTATTGAGTTACTGGTTTTTATTCGTACCAATTAAAGAGTTTTGCCCTGTAGACTCTCCAGTAGTATTGTGATGCGGTTAATTTTGTTTTTTTGTAATTTAACGAGTAAACAGAAGGTTCCATGATATCCTGTACATCTCTAATTTTTATGGTGTCTTTGCTTACTTTTGCAAGGGTGATGGTATTTTTGTATCCGTATGTGTATTTTGAGTCAAATTTCCAGCGGGTAACAACTACAGTTTTCACGAAATCGTTATTGTACTGGTATGTTGTCCATGTGTTTTGTCTCCACATACCCTGTGTTTTGTCCCATTTATAAGAAACGCCGTGGTCTACTACTTTTGCTGCTGCTGCTGGTTCTGCAAACTGGAATCCAACAAAAACTGCAAATAAAACAGTTAAAACCATAATTGATTTTTTATCCATATTTTCACCATTTTTACTTAATCAAGACTTATTTTTTTCTCAAGGGGATTGGATAGGGTTTGATAGGAGAGGCAACCCTATCCAACTGAATCTGGATTTAAATATGCATGTACCAATTTACATGTCAAAGTATAATGTAACATTTTGAATATATAAAGTTTTCTATTATTTAATGATTTAGATTAAAATAAAAAAAGCCTTTAAAACCGTATTTTAATGAAATTAATCTATTAATACTAATTTTATTATTTTATATTTGTTATATGCTGATTATGGGTATTTATCCTTTAAATTTTACCAAAAATACCTTAAACAAAGAATATGGTACTGTTATGCTGAATAGTGATCTTTATGTATTAACCCTCAAAATTCATTCTAAAAACACAAATTTTAAATATATTAAATGTTACATTTTAATTTAAACATGAAAAGAATTAGCACT is a genomic window of Methanobacterium veterum containing:
- a CDS encoding PadR family transcriptional regulator; amino-acid sequence: MSRISKRFETEMRRGAIQIAVMCLLEKERYGYDITKSLKNSELKIEEGTLYLLLKRLENEKLLSSRWDTADSRPRKYYQITEYGREVRKNWLEFFKSINTNVEQFEINMDSEKR
- a CDS encoding Coenzyme F420 hydrogenase/dehydrogenase, beta subunit C-terminal domain, giving the protein MYINDYIDKVTRNMSPNQRKEVGEELKSHILDSADAIAAAKNVEVDETIIREAILMMEPPEKLAKMYPKSQINKENTWKLEKIVESDMCAKCGTCTVICPNNILTFEGRPQLTEECLRNGHGMCFEVCPRVSSGKYQIKLREKFEKDLYYGRGSSEGQDGGAVTTFLKHLLQVKKIDGAIVVGDEYWKPVSLIVQSADDLLKTSKSKYAISTLEALKTAGEMGLEKVAIVALPCQINGLRKLQYFPYLAKHEEELGRTGKPVKIPKIEYLIGLFCTEKFDYGNMKEILKENNIKMEDVEKFNVKKGKLLVYTNGEEKKIDLKKIELCAGCKMCKDFDAELADVSIGSVGSPNGYSTIIIRTKKGEEIKNALDLQKGVKVEEIEKLQGFKQKRFQREVNRRKENDEYISFYWASDYAGVSKRADKTYFIRIRAKPAGWYTTEEIKEVADIAEKYNARIKLTNRGAYELHGINGFDIDDVVTKLNEMGLVTGSEGPLVRATLACPGKENCGSGLIDTTRICEIIEDKFKERPTPYKFKIAVSGCPNKCMRPQIHDTGIAGIKFPETNENECNGCGRCSEVCKVEAINIRGDTSYTNYNICVGCGKCLNACPHKAREVKEEGFMIYIGGKAGRELVEGVSTKVKTVDEITDYIDNILKVYDKYADKPQRERLAATMKRIGQTKFLDEVRKGIEN